In a genomic window of Clostridiales bacterium:
- a CDS encoding TIGR04086 family membrane protein, with amino-acid sequence MSFSLKKEKSKPAEKSNMYLEVLKGLTIALIISLILILAMALVITFVDVSDTVIAVINQIIKAVSLLVASIIAFKEKSNGWKKGLILGIIYIVAAFLIFSLMDGKFTFGWNILFDLIAGAVMGIICGIFAVNIKRRI; translated from the coding sequence ATGAGTTTTAGTCTAAAAAAAGAAAAATCCAAACCCGCCGAAAAGTCCAATATGTATTTGGAAGTCTTGAAAGGACTTACAATCGCGCTAATAATCAGCTTAATTTTGATACTGGCGATGGCGCTTGTGATAACTTTTGTGGATGTGTCGGACACGGTTATAGCCGTAATCAACCAAATAATCAAAGCGGTGTCTTTGCTTGTTGCAAGTATTATAGCTTTCAAAGAAAAGTCCAACGGCTGGAAAAAAGGCTTAATATTGGGTATCATTTATATCGTGGCGGCGTTTTTAATATTTTCGCTTATGGACGGCAAATTCACTTTTGGCTGGAATATATTATTTGACTTAATCGCGGGCGCGGTTATGGGCATTATTTGCGGAATCTTTGCGGTGAACATAAAAAGAAGAATTTAA